In Pungitius pungitius chromosome 2, fPunPun2.1, whole genome shotgun sequence, a single window of DNA contains:
- the crebl2 gene encoding cAMP-responsive element-binding protein-like 2, protein MDDNKMVAGKMKKPGKRGRKPAKIDLKAKLERSRQSARECRARKKLRYQYLEELVSSKERAICALREELEMYKQWCSAMDQGKIPSEIKALLTGDEQKNPQGGSSTKPSRGSKNNNNNNNNNS, encoded by the exons ATGGACGATAACAAG ATGGTGGCtggcaaaatgaaaaaaccgGGGAAACGTGGCCGTAAACCGGCCAAGATCGACCTGAAGGCCAAACTGGAGCGCAGCCGGCAGAGCGCCAGGGAGTGCCGGGCCCGCAAGAAGCTGCGGTACCAGTACCTGGAGGAGCTGGTCTCCAGCAAGGAGAGAGCCATCTGCGCcctgagggaggagctggagatg TACAAGCAGTGGTGCTCGGCCATGGACCAGGGGAAGATCCCCTCAGAGATCAAAGCCCTGCTGACGGGAGACGAGCAGAAGAACCCTCAAGGAGGAAGCAGCACCAAGCCTTCCCGGGGaagcaagaacaacaacaacaacaacaacaacaacagctag
- the gpr19 gene encoding probable G-protein coupled receptor 19 codes for MQTAPLQCSFIIMVFAQSSHSAGVNPSLHNPSFTYQMSFNYSERENSTFLAASPTTPLCRLEGLSSGRPNRTSASYELTPREVAVLGLVFAVLWLVSILGNALVCLVIHRSRRTQSTTNYFVVSMACADLLMSLGWAPFIVLQVASGRWPLSAAACRAVRYLQHLCPGVQVYVLLSISVDRFYTIVYPLSFKVSREKAKKMIAASWLFDAAFVSPCLFFYGSTSGGEDHCDFFLPDSWGSVAYSAVHLLLGFLVPVALIVSFYQRVVRYIWRISSDGHAVRRTMNIVPRTKVKTIKMFLVLNSVFFLTWMPFYVAQLWHPRESDGPSRRGLLFFTAIAWISFSSTASKPTMYSVYNANFRRGMRETFCMSSMKCYRSNAYTITASSRVAKNNYVGVVEIPAEAKAAAKDSSHDAFGREAKEKKVAWTSNATPPNTFV; via the exons ATGCAAACCG CCCCTCTCCAGTGCAGCTTCATAATCATGGTGTTTGCCCAGTCGTCGCACTCAGCTGGTGTCAATCCCTCCCTTCACAATCCATCCTTCACGTATCAGATGTCCTTCAACTACTCTGAGAGGGAGAACTCAACTTTCCTTGCAGCCTCACCCACCACTCCCCTGTGCAGACTTGAGGGCTTGTCCTCCGGCCGGCCCAACAGGACGTCTGCCTCTTACGAGCTGACGCCCAGGGAGGTGGCCGTCCTGGGCTTGGTGTTTGCGGTCCTCTGGTTGGTCTCCATCTTGGGAAATGCCCTTGTCTGCCTAGTCATTCACCGGAGCCGGCGGACTCAGTCCACCACCAACTATTTTGTAGTGTCAATGGCGTGCGCAGACCTGCTCATGAGCCTGGGCTGGGCCCCCTTCATCGTCCTGCAGGTGGCCTCTGGGCGATGGCCGCTGAGCGCAGCGGCCTGCAGGGCGGTGCGCTACCTGCAGCACCTCTGCCCTGGGGTACAGGTCTACGTGCTGCTCTCCATATCGGTGGACCGCTTCTACACCATTGTTTACCCGCTCAGCTTCAAGGTGTCCCGGGAGAAAGCCAAGAAGATGATCGCAGCCTCGTGGCTGTTCGACGCCGCCTTCGTGTCACCCTGCCTCTTCTTCTATGGCTCCACGTCCGGCGGCGAGGACCACTGTGACTTCTTTCTCCCGGATAGCTGGGGCAGCGTTGCCTACTCCGCAGTTCACCTGCTGTTGGGCTTCCTGGTGCCGGTGGCGCTGATTGTGTCGTTCTACCAACGGGTGGTCCGCTACATCTGGAGGATTAGCTCCGACGGCCATGCGGTGCGTCGCACGATGAACATCGTCCCGCGGACTAAAGTCAAGACCATCAAGATGTTCCTGGTTCTCAACTCGGTGTTCTTCCTCACCTGGATGCCGTTTTATGTGGCCCAGCTGTGGCACCCCAGGGAGTCCGATGGACCCAGTAGGCGGGGACTGCTGTTCTTCACGGCCATCGCCTGGATCTCTTTCAGCTCCACAGCGTCCAAGCCAACCATGTACTCCGTCTACAACGCCAACTTCAGGCGGGGAATGCGGGAGACTTTCTGCATGTCCTCCATGAAGTGCTACCGCAGCAACGCGTACACCATCACAGCAAGCTCCCGGGTTGCCAAAAATAACTATGTCGGGGTGGTGGAGATCCCCGCGGAGGCCAAGGCCGCAGCCAAGGATTCATCCCACGATGCGTTTGGCAGGGAGGCTAAGGAGAAGAAAGTGGCATGGACTTCCAACGCCACACCCCCCAACACCTTTGTCTAA